Within the Saccharopolyspora gloriosae genome, the region AAGGCGACCACGGCGCCCGCGCGCTCTTTAGAGTCCCGGACACCGACCTCATCGGCCGTGATCCGCACTTCCACGCAGTTGTCGCTCGCAGCCGCACTCCTACTGCTCTGGAACCAGCCCGTATCCACTAGG harbors:
- a CDS encoding DUF397 domain-containing protein, whose protein sequence is MDTGWFQSSRSAAASDNCVEVRITADEVGVRDSKERAGAVVAFARPAWARSSPTPRLDASTSRCDARGG